AAACTGTGCTTGATCACACACCAGTTTGATAAGAACAACCAGACTGGACAGAAGCCATCTTTCAAATGCATTTAACATGTTGTTTTACCAACTTACTATTTAGTTCCGTTCCTATATTcctaaattaaaaatattaaaatatccttCATGAATAAAACTCAATTGAAATAGACCTcacaactgaaaacaaaataacagttaAGTTATATTCTATACGCTAAGTATTCCACGGTTTCTTATCTTAAGTGTAAATAAAGTTCATATGAAAGGGGCGCGTGAATATTGGTcctctaaaaagaaaaaaaaggggggggaagCCACTTTTTACTGATATTTCCGATGGACCATGAAGGCGTCGCCGGTGTAATCACGCTCCCATGATGCATTCGGGTTCAGTCGGACGGCACGGAGCGACTCACGTCAAAACAAATCGCGGCTAACGCAGGTTTCCGGTGTTTTTCGGGATTTTTTGACGCAAACGATGGAGAGCGACTGTTCGGACCGACCCTGCTGCTGAGGTCCCGGCCGGTCACGGACGATAAGCGGCGGCGTGGGGACGTCAACTCGCTCCTGAGCTCAGCTAGCCTGGTTATCGGTGAGTAAGCTAGCTAATGTGGCTAATAACCTGTGCTAGCACGGATAGCTTGACAGTTTTAAAAACATGCAGTGAAGCATCACGTGTTTGTCACGTTAACCCGGGTTCAGGGCTTGATGTTTAACTTTCCAGAAGTTTCTTGATTTAACCCGGTTCCTACTGTTAGCTTAAAGGAGCTAACCGCACCAGGGTTTGTTCAGCAGCAGAgtttaaacataatttaatcTGCTCTTAACTTTCCTCACGTTAAATGTCATTTCAGCCGAATTCACCCCGAAGCTGTTTGGGAACAACCAGGGTTATTGTTGTTTATTATCGGACCACGTGTGAATAGTTAAATACGTGTGTTGTCATCATTATCATTTATCCTTGTTATCATTAAATCACGACTTGTATCATTCGCTCGAACAGAAACAGAATCACGTGAGGGTGAGAAACATCCGGGTCGCGAGTTCGGCTTCTTTAAAACTCAAGACACTTTGGATCCTGTGTTCTCCAGCTCACTGTCACTCCTGTTAAACCCGCAGGAAGCTAATGGTGgacgggaggaggaggtttcCACCGACCTGTGGTTCTCTCAGCTCGAGCTGGTCTcagatgtgttgttttgttgtgttacaAGTggaagagacaaagacacaaagagacgCATGTCAATTAAAATGAACAGAATGATTGTAGATGAGGAACTTTACAGTTaatgggattcaaaccagaccgcagagaggaagagaaggtgcAGAACCATCCTGTCACTTCCAacttgtgtctgttgtgtgttcatTCATTCTGAGGTTGTGTTTGTAACTTTTCCCACGCGACAGCACTTGTGGGGATCGACCTGTGATTGATTCAGATCACGTCCAGACCAGGAAACAAAGAGGTTTGGGATCAGAACAGTTGATTATCATGCAGATGAGATGCTTCACTCATGAGAAAGTCGGCTAAGACAATGGATTTCTCTGTTTTCCTGTTGCCCAGTTGTTTCTCCATGGACAAGGGATCTGAACCCGTAACCACCCGGACGCCTCGGGGTGAATCTTATCTGGCTCTGATTGTATCAGGGCGGCCGCTGCTCTCCAGCCACTTTCTTCAGGATCTTGATTTGCGTTATCTgggatttttctattttgtaattGGGGAAGTTAAGTCTGAAGCGTTTGCAGCCACTTCCCGGCTGACACCCGATTTATAACCAGCGCCTCACatgactcactcacacactgaaacCGTGAAATCACAGATATGTCACACAGCATAAAGCCTCATGATGGAGCGTGCAACGATCTGTCCACGGCCAAGGTGCGGCTGCCCTGAAGTGAGGAAGAGGGCGAACATGTTTCCTCATCATCACACGGCGCACAAGCTCACATTACTTGTTTATCCTTTCTTAAATGTCAGATGTGATACCgacagagctgtgtgtgagtgtgcgtccTGTGTGGTAAAGCCTGCTGCACGCGTCTCATGcatctttgtttctgtgtttcagtcGTGCCATGTGGGAGTAGCTCTCCGGAGGTGCCATGCTCGCCACACAGATGCCAGACACGCCACCGGAGGCTAAAGGTGTCAAACAGGTAGAACAACAATCTGTTTCCCCTCCGAGCAAAGATCGTGTTTCTGTGTTGGCTGTTTATCTTTAATTTTTATCCGGGTTTTGCTTTAGCAAGTAGATTTCTGACTTTTTTTGCAGTCAAAATAAAAAGCTAATAGTCACAAGGGGCATGTGCAAGAACTTTATCATCTGCTTTATATATCAATGCCTCCATGTGCATTTCCTACTGTTTTACATGATAACTTTAGGCCTTAATGGGTAAAAGCTATTTTCTTTCAATCTAAAGCTGCGGTTGTGCCTCAGGCGTTGGTCAGTGTGAGTGTCAGCTGAGCTGTGACCTCGACTCAACGCCCTTTTTGCTTTCATACTCACATTTGAGGGCCGAGTACAAGTTTCTTCTTTCATGGTTCCTGCTGTAACTCGGGTGTGAGGGTCAGAAATCGACTTTATTGTCTCTGTGGAGGGACTTTTATGCTGAACATTGTCAGTCCGTGACAATAAAGAAGTATTTAATGACACTGGTGGAACTGTAACTGACATCCGTGTCAGAACTGAACTCGGCTCACCGGCTCATTACTGTTTTTAGAACAGACTAAAGTTGACAGATAATCTAATAGTAGCATTTCATCAGATGGGTGAGAAACGAGGACACAGTGTGaacttctgttatttaataGTTATCAGACTTTACTGCATGTACGACCAGGACAATGTTTCTTCTGAAGCTGGGAGAGCAGGGGAGGATTTGTCCCTCCACACATCTTTCTAGCTGCGAGTCTCAGGTTTTGAATTCAGTGAAGCGCAGTAAGAGAAGAGTGCTTCAGTGTCAGGAACACAGAGATCCTCGTCTCAGTGCCGTGTCCTGACTCTGCAGGCTATGTGCAAGTGGGTAAGTTACAGACCTGGATGAACACTGGAAGTTAACTTCACTCTCCCAACGTGCTGCTCATCACAACCGCAACTTAATTGACTTCTCGCCAGACAAAAAAACGAGGATGTTGACAGTTCCTGCTCCCCTGGGTTGTCACGCAGATCAAAGAGAAGCTGGCCCAGTCGCTCAAGGCCCTGCAGAAGCGCTTCGTGACCTCGGACGCGGTCGTGACCAGTGAGGATGCTGACGCTAACCTGCTCTGCTGCGCCCTGGAGGCCATCTTCATCCACGGTATCAAGAGCAAGTACATCCGCTCTGACACTGGGGGGCGGACCAGGAAGGGCGGCCGGGCTCCCCTCCCTCAGCCCTTCTTCTGGAGCCTCCTCAAGACCGTCACCCACCGGTAAGTGGAGATACTAATCCAATCTCTAATATGATTAATGCAGGGTGATGGATCTTGACCATTTCCCCACACTCCTTCTGTTAAATCCCCAGTGATGTCATCACCGAGCTGGAGAAGATAGACTTCGTGGGCACGGACGTGGGTCGCTGCCGAGCGTGGCTCCGGCTGGCGCTGAACCACGGCCTGTTGGAGTGCTACCTGGCCTCGCTGTTCCGGGAGGACTCCAAGCTGCGGTCGCACTACCAACCCAGTGCCTTGCTCCTGAACACCGAGGAGCGGGACGTCCTGCTCAGCTACCTCCAGGGTCTGGCCTCACTCACGTTCAGCCTGTCTTACAAGTCCGCCGTCCTCAACGAGTGGACCACCACGCCTCTGGTGCTGGCTGGACTCTGCCCCTTCTCCCAGGCGGACACACCCGACCTGACCCTTAACGGCGGGGACCATTCCAGCTCCGGGTCCCTGTGTAAGGAGACGTGGGACACAGTGTCTCAGTCGTCCAGCTCATCGGATGCTCAGGATACGCAGAGAGGATGTCCAGTGTCGTTGGTGGGGAGGGGGTCGAGTGCTCTACAGGGGGAGAGGACTGCACTCAACTCTTCTAATCTCAGTCTGGACACCACGGGCTCCTCTCAGCTCTCCTCCAGCTTGAGCTCCGACAGCCTCCTGCAGGGGCAGGACCCCCGCAGCCCGGCAGGAGAGCAGTGGTCCTCATGTGACCTGGACATATCCAATCACATCAGCACCAAGAAACCACAGAAGGAGTAAGTACTCCTGCCTGGATATAGTTTTTCTATCGATTTGATCTGCTTATTAAGTTTTTTTATGTGGATGCAAATCCTATTATTACTTATTTCCCCGTGTTGAAGACGACTCTTTTCCAAAAACCACTGCAAACATCAATGAGACACCTCAATGCACTGGATGACATCTTCTttccttaacacacacacacacacacacacacacacacacacacacacacacacacacactagtttaTTTTGAGTTAGGCCTAATGCGAGATCCTGTTGCTGTAAATACTCACTAACGCATCAACTGTGCTTTAATCTGCGGCTGGAAATAgtccacaacaaacaacaaacaccgAAAAACTGTTTTAAGGAAATGGCCGAGACCTTTTTTAAGATATTAAATAAGTCCagggaaataaagaaatgttgtCGACCTTGCAAGAAATCTTCTTCTTGTGTGTTGACTCTGCACCTTTCTGATTTTGGGAATCATCGGCCAGATAGAATAATAGTAGAAGAATAACAGGGAAGTTAAAAATGATTGAAAGACCAACACTGTTGGTTTTGCTCTTTTCATTAGATTTTTTTGACGATCAGTCAAATCTATAATGGGTCTTTTTTGCTTGTCGTAGACATATTTCAgtcaaattcatatttaaaatggacattgatatataaaaatgtgttattctaTTATGTACTCAGTTAAatgtctttgtctctgcagtTTGGTGACTGAGTTTCGGGAGAGCGGACAGGGCAGTCAGGACTCAATGCGTGAAGACACGTCCTTTGTCTCCAGCACGGGTCCGGATCAGTTTTTGGAGACGGCTGTTTTCAGTGGCTCTGACAGTGAGACCCAGGGTCCTGGGACGCCATCACAGGACCTGAAGGACCAGCCCCTCCACTCCGTTCTCTCCCATTCATCAGAGCCACCACCAACTTCCCCTGATCTGCCGTCATCCGATGATAACCATGTTTACCAAACGGCCTCTGACGCATGTGATGATTCCTCCAACGAGTTGCACCTGGACAGCGACACAGAGGAGGTGAATCCAGCTGATCTGAAGGAGAACAGTGCGTCTgttcagaaagagaaagaagtagAGAGCTCAGTGAAGAGCTGCTCGGAGCCGTCACTGCATCCGGGGCCTCGCTCTGCCAGCATCCTGAGCAGGAAGCTGTCCACAGATTCTCTCTCAGTAAGTATATCAGCAGACAAATAGCTTTAAGTTGGAAATGATGAGTTAGATGTGAAACTTCAAAAGGCCTTTTAATGACTTTGAGACACTTCTCGAgagtaaatatttatatatattgagTTTTCATATTTGCAAACTTCAAACGTATTTCTGTGAAAGCTTCGAATCAGATTTCTATAAACCAAACTGCAGAACTGTTCAGCCTATACTGTAAACCagggaaaggtcaaaggtcaaatcgTCCTTCCTTCAGTTACTGCCGGCTTTCAGAAGACAACTTGAGGAAGGACCATTGATCCCAGTTTACATTGTTCACAGTGGAAAATCTGCTGTCACTGCTGTTGCTATTCGGGATTTCCCAGTGAGGAACTGGCGGATAGAATGTCTGTCTGACTCCTTCCAGTGTAACCGAGTGGAAAATCAGCACAAGCTCTTCATGTAGCtggtttttttttggtttgggAACTGTTGACTATAAATCAGGAGGCTGTGgtcaaaatgaaacacagagtTCACCGGGGAAAGAAATTTCCAACAGCTCCAGGATATGTCACAACATTTCACAACATGCTGAACTTATTGTAGTTACCACATGATGCCCGTCCACTTCAAGTCAGTCACGAGGATGAAAATGTGTGCTCAAgtttacacaatgaaaaaacacattgaatcCACGTTCAATCCTTTTATTAATTGTAGTTTGTATCATTTTAGTTTTGCAtcaaaatctgtttttaaactttaacagAGAAAGACTCTCATCCTCCCTCTACTCCCCCCACAAGTCACATGATAACAGGAACAGCTCTTTTACCAGCTACTGACTGAATAACTCAGATTCATGTAGCATCAGGACAACTGACATAAGATTCAAACTTTTGTCTTTCACATCGCAGCATTCCCGTTCCTGGATCTCTGAGGACGACATCTACAAGCCCCAGCTGGAGGAGGTGTCTGATCAGGACGAGGCGCCTCCACCCGCTCTGACGCCCGAGCCCAAGGTCTCCCAGTCCCCTCCCAGTGTCGTCCATCGCAGACAAATAGGTACTCAACACAATCTCCTTGTTTCAAGTGGAAAACTGAAACTAGAggatttgtctttatttgtcaGAATTAAATGTGTTAGGCCTACACTGGGCGCCTTGGAGTGATGATAGAACAGAGATCATGTGTAatagctgctgctgtctgtcctcacactgtgtctgtccctctgtgtgtctgtcaggacTGTCCAACCCGTTCCGTGGCTTGCTGAAGCTCGGCCATCTCGAGAGACGCAGTGCGATGGGGCTGTGGCGGGACTATTACTGCGAGCTGTCCCCCTTTGAGTTCCGCCTGTATTTCAACGCCGAGGAGCGGACCTGCTCTGACAACTGCTCCCTGGTCCGGTGTGAGGACGCTCGTGTCACTTTGCCTGAGGGACGCTTCGAGCTGGCCTTTCCTGGGAAGCGACTGTACCTCCGAGCGGCCAATCGGGACGAAGCTGAGGACTGGGTGGACCGGATCGCGGAGGCCGTCAACAAATGCCGGCCAACGCCTTGTGTCAACGAGCAGTGGGAGGTGCTACAACCGTACAGTGAGAATGGTGTAGATGAACGCACGCTTTCATCCACGTCCTCCACGCCCTCCAGCCCTGAGAGAGGGATAGAACACCCGGACACGAGGACTTGCGGAGGCCtggaggctcctcctcctctccaggagTTCGACTGGACTCGGACGGCTGATTTAGAAACGGACGCCATGAAAGAAGCCGTTTTGTACATCTCCACAGACGCTGAAGCTCGGACATGGGCCCCTCtggtcttctccctctccttagAGACGCTGAAAGGCTTCCGGATGCAAGACGGGAGAAAGCTCCTGCAGCTGAAACACACCATAGAGGACATTCGGGATGTGGTGCCCGACGTCTCCCTGGGAGGTCCGGCCTTCTTCAAACTCTTGACCGTGAGGGAAGCGCTGAGACTCAGGGCGGAGAGCGCGGAGGAGGCTCGCTCATGGAGGGTTTTGATCCGTGGAGCTCTGGACTCTTACCTGGAGAGTGGAGAGGATGATGCAGTGGGTGTGGGGGTGACTGGGAACCTCCACAGGCTGGTGCAGCACCGGTTGAAGGAAGATGGAGCTCTTCTAGTTCATCTCTGCACAGTGCCCTCAGAGAAGGGTCTGGACTCTCAGAGCTTCAAATGTGCAGGTAATATTTATATCGTGTTTAacctatttattattatttccagcGTCGTGTTTATCAGTGAAACTTTGTTATATTCTGTAATCCCTTAAATCAGAGGCTGAGATCTGAGTTATTGTTTGTCTCACACAGGATGTCCTCAGCAGATTGGGCCGTCCCAGTGCAGAGCCAGGTTGTGTGAGTTCTCAGGCCAGTACTACTGTGACTCCTGCCACCACGGGGACACCACCATCATCCCCTCACGCATGGTGCACAACTGGGACCTCACACAGCGGGAGGTGGGTGGCGCACGTGCACGTTGTAAGAGTTGAATCCTAAAAGGAAAGAGTTctcttttaaaacaaacactgcaTCACTTTAAAGACTGTTTCAATAACTGAGACGAGTTCTGTCTTTTACTGGTATTTTCTTCTCGGTGGTAATCACACATAACATGAATCCACATGTTCTGATATGTGTGCGTCTCTCTCCAGGTGTCTAAGAAGGCCCTGCGGCTGCTGTCTCAGGTGAAACACGAGCCTCTGCTCAACCTGGAGCAGCTGAACCCAGAGTTAGTGAAGCACTCCGGGTCCATGGCTCAGACCCACAACCTGCGGCAGCGGCTGCGTCTCCTCGGGGACTACCTGCTCACCTGCCGCAGCGGGGCCTACAAGAAGCTCCAGGCCAGGTGTGTGtaccagtgtgtgtcttctactGGGAATCTGCAGGCGTTACAAAGTCTAATGAAGCTATGAATTCAGTTTTTCATTAGTGTTTCCCTGCTCTCTCCAGAATGGGTCAGCGGACGTACCTGCTGGAGTCGAGTCATCTGTACAGTGTGGTCGACCTGCAGGAGGTAACACTGACTCCTCGTCACACTGAGGACATCTGTCCCTTTTCTAAACGTCTCAATACTCACGGGTCTGCTCCGTCTTTTCCAGATCGCAGAGGACCAATACGCCGTCTACCTGATGACTCTGCTGCAGTTCGCCTCCAGCCACGTGTTTCAGTGCGACCTGTGTACGCAGCGCGGCTTCATTTGCCAGATTTGCCACGCGCATGACACCATCTTCCCCTTCCAGTTCGACAGCACCACCAGGTAGTTTGTCCTGCACCACCTCCCTCCCCTGGTTCCACACCTTCTTCATTTATCCACCAGCTGCTAACACTCCCATGTGTTTTATTAGTTTCAAGTCAAGAGCCTGAATAAACATTAGAATGAAAATGATTGGTTCTTGTTTCACCTTCagtttaacatttctttttcctgCTCCCTCTTTTCCCCCTCCCCTGACCCAGGTGTACAGATTGTAAAGCCGTGTTCCACCTGGCCTGTAAAGCTCCGGGCCGCTCGTGTCCTCGCTGCCAGCGGATGAAGAAATACCGGGAGAGGGATCTTCAGGAGTGAGCGCAGCCGGCAGCACGACAACTGTTTGTCAGGAAGCCAGACGGCCACTTGTGtggagaaaaactaaatctagcTTTTACATGAAGTAACCTCAAGTGCAATTATGAACTCAATTAACCTCCTGCCCTCACTGACATTTAAACCAAGGGTGGTGCAAGAGCCTCAGTGCCACGGAGTCTTGTTCTGATTGACGGGGACACTGACCCGTCCTGAGACATCAGATCACAAGTGGTGGGGGATGCATGAGCTCACACTCTGTtggctgtgtgaatgtgttgaagCCACATCTGAAGCACAGCCGACTAACTGACAGACTCGGTCCTGCATCGGAAATACCTCTGATACTGTCGGGTCGGGCATCAGCGAGTACATGAATCTATATAAGAATCTGATAGCACATCTTTTAAGTATATAAGCAGCTTTTCCATTGGTCAAAAAATCCAtcaacacctgctaacatctggcttttgttcaCAATGAGAATTGATTCCAGCGAGAAGAAGTAAAACAGCGCGGGACATTGAAGAACCACTTTCATACAGGGGTAGTAGCCTACAGCTGTTAAAATATGCAATATGAGGTATTTATTAAATGCACAAAACTGAATCCGAACATCTCCCTGTTCTTGAGAGAAATCAGCATCATCTGGTCTCAACTAACAGACATAACATATCAAACTGgagctgaccacttgtgatcggatctctcaggatggatgtaTCTGACCGTGGCCCCTGAGCCTCATGACGCTGCCGCAGTGCAGCCAAATGTTACCGACTTCAATACCTCTCTGAATTCTGATTCAGCCACGGCATCAAACCGAGGAGCGGACGGTCGCTTCCAAGAATCGTTTCTGTTCCTTTGTCTTAACGTGTTAAAAAACATTCTTAACACCATCGTGTTTACCACAGATGCTCTGAAAGACACATCTctcagcacagcacagcagcgAGGTCGGgttctgcacacgcacacagcacaTGAGCCGTTTGAATGAACACATCTCCATCGTGCCTTCTCTTTAATTCAAGCTGTACACTACTCTAAGGGCCAAACAGAATCACGtaggcttttttcttttctgaatcGCCATAGGTTAAAATTACACTGCTGCATTACACATCTGTCGCCAGGAAGATTTGGTCTTAATATATTGGTTAGAGACGTTTAGAGGTGAGATTTAAAAATAGATATATTATGCTGATTACTGACTTAAATGAATTATTAACAAATTGGCATAAAAACCTTTTGTTGGTGCAAATTCTGATTCAATACAcatttttgcatatttgcacttaAGCGCTGACTGTTAAACGGATATTTCGACCAAAGTTTAGTCGTAATATCCTCAAGTACTTGAAGTGACACTGTGGAATTGTCTTTTGATATTTCCCCGTGCTGCTCAGTTGTATTTTGGACTCTTGAGTGTTGGACTCTGATGTAGAGAGGAAGTCACAGAATCATGTAATAATGAGTCACTGAAGGTTTTTTCATCGGATCCATTTTGATATTTGCAGGAGACAGAATTCTGCAACACTGTTTTTCctggtttgtatttttttattttcatctcatCCAGTATGTGATGTATAAATGATATTATGGAATAAATATCAGTGTGTGTCCCTTTCACTTTTGTGTTTCATGAATGTGACGTTTTGTCAGTTTGTTGCATCGATGCTGCTTCGTCCACAGTAGCCTGTTAGCATGCTACTTAGCTAAGTGTGCTACATCGTAGATTGTAAATACAGAATTTGACTAATTCTCAACATTTCAACTTAATTCTCTGCATTACGACTTAATTCTTAACATTACGACTTCATTctgaacatttcattttttactttattcataaatcacaaacaaaatcatatttctttcatttttctcaaCATTACTACTCTGTCCAGTCAATACGCTAAAATCTCATTTGTTTGACCTTTTTTCGAGACCTTTCCACCTTAATCTTTAAGCGCACATAAAATTATCTCAAGCTGATTAATTTTGACTATATTTCCTGTATTTTGTTTATGTATTATTTgaccccccccatccccaacCTTTTGACTTAATACTCAATATTTCAACTTGACTTTTAATATACCAAAAGAATTACATTATTCATGAAATGCATATTCTCAGTTTTCTCATAGCTGATAAGAAACTCTCCCATAAATAAGAGGTAAaatgctgttgtgtgtgtgtgtggggggaggggggcgttGTCTCCACCCCGCCCCGCCCCGCCCACATTACAGGTGCTTCTCATCACGTGATGTCACCATCAACACCTGAATCACTCTCAGCTGTTTGTGATCAAACAGCtgatcaaccccccccccccccccccccctcccctcacctccTGGTGAACCAATGACACTGGAACCCCCCCCACCAGGTCAACACGGGcttctggaggaggagaacatcGAGGTGAtgggaggagtgagagaggagtgagagaagagaggagcctGAAAAACACGTTCATCAGTGCGGATTGTGTCGCTGCAGCCGGAGCAGCAGGTCGagtctctggctctctctctctctcccttcctccctcgccctgttcctgtttctctctctctctctgtctctcagttaAACTGGGAACCATTTTAAAGAGAAGTTTTTAACCGGAGCGGGGTCATGGCCGCTGCTGCAGCGGGGGGAGGCGAGCCGGAGAGTCCGCTGGAGAGGAGCAGCCACACGGCGTTCACCCACAACCAGCGGCTGTACGTGTGGGGGGGTTACCGGGTGAGAGGGCTACCCGAGTTACTGTGTCACCTGAGTTACCGGAGATACCCGAGTTACTGTGTCACCTGAGTTAGTTACTTGAGTTACTATGTCACCTGAGTTCCTGTGTCACCTGAGATACCTGAGATGCCTGAGTTACTGAGTTACCGAGTTACCTGAGTTAGTTACTTGAGTTACTGTGTCACCTGAGTTACCTGAGTTAGTTACTTGGGTTTCTGTCACCTGAGTTACTGTCACCTGAGTTACTTGAGTTACTGTGTCACTTGAGTTACTGAGTTAGTTACTCGAGTTACTGTCACTTGAGTTACTGAGTTAGTTACTTGAGTTTCTGTCACCTGAGTTATCTATAGTTACCAGAGTTACTGAGTTAGTTACTTGAGTTTCTGTCACCTGAGTTATCTATAGTTACCTGAGTTAGTTACTTGAGTTTCTGTCACCTGAGTTATCTATAGTTACCTGAGTTAGTTACTTGAGTTTCTGTCACCTGAGTTATCTTAGTTACTTGAGTTACTGAGTTACTTGAGTTACTGTGTCACCTGAGTTACTGAGTTAGTTACTTGAGTTACTGTCACCTGAGTTACTTGAGTTACTGTGTCACTTGAGTTACTGAGTTAGTTACTCGAGTTACTGTCACTTGAGTTACTGAGTTAGTTACTTGAGTTTCTGTCACCTGAGTTATCTATAGTTACCTGAGTTACTGAGTTAGTTACTTGAGTTTCTGTCACCTGAGTTATCTTAGTTACTTGAGTTACTGTGTCACCTGAGTTACTGAGTTAGTTACCTGAGATACTGCGTTACCCGAGATACCTGAGTTGTTGTGTCACCTGTTGTGTTACTCATTAACCTGAGTCACTTGGAGCCTGTGTTCCTGTCACACCTGATGAGgaacaaagagaaaatgtgttgtttaaaaatTACCTTGAATGTTACATTgacttctatttaaaaaaaaaaaagaaactaaaagatgttatttgtaaattaacagaacagaaaaaaatagttttatttgcaggaatgttaaattaataataatgtctTTGTTAAAGTTACATTCACGTCAAATTTTAAAACGACACACGACCAATGCTGAATATGCATTTGCAATCAACACTTCTCTAAATTTACAGCAGAGATTAACGTTGATCTGTGAAAGTGTAGGAACACACACGGCTGTTTTTTGCTATGTGCATATTTAACATTGTGAACCTGGAGAAACCTTCAGACACATTCTCCAGAATCGACTCCTCGCGGGCGAAACGTGTTCCGACAGGAAAACGTTTCTCACACTTTACAGGCGACTAATTAAAAAATGGGGAAAAACCAGAAGAAATGAGAGATAAAGATCTTATTCTAGTATTAAACGTAATCAATAAcaaggggggggcgggggggattgatccaatcagagcagggagtttacattagaccccgcctccttccTTGTAGGAGACCTTTGCATTAGGCTACACTCTCCAAGTACTTTAATACTCtaagtattttccttttttatgtgTATATCTTTCTTTTACTCAAGTGGAGAAGTTGTAGTGGTACTTTTAACTTGAGTAAAATACTTGGTGCTTCCTCCACCTGTGACACGAACAATGC
The Pleuronectes platessa chromosome 21, fPlePla1.1, whole genome shotgun sequence DNA segment above includes these coding regions:
- the plekhm1 gene encoding pleckstrin homology domain-containing family M member 1 isoform X2, translating into MCKWIKEKLAQSLKALQKRFVTSDAVVTSEDADANLLCCALEAIFIHGIKSKYIRSDTGGRTRKGGRAPLPQPFFWSLLKTVTHRDVITELEKIDFVGTDVGRCRAWLRLALNHGLLECYLASLFREDSKLRSHYQPSALLLNTEERDVLLSYLQGLASLTFSLSYKSAVLNEWTTTPLVLAGLCPFSQADTPDLTLNGGDHSSSGSLCKETWDTVSQSSSSSDAQDTQRGCPVSLVGRGSSALQGERTALNSSNLSLDTTGSSQLSSSLSSDSLLQGQDPRSPAGEQWSSCDLDISNHISTKKPQKDLVTEFRESGQGSQDSMREDTSFVSSTGPDQFLETAVFSGSDSETQGPGTPSQDLKDQPLHSVLSHSSEPPPTSPDLPSSDDNHVYQTASDACDDSSNELHLDSDTEEVNPADLKENSASVQKEKEVESSVKSCSEPSLHPGPRSASILSRKLSTDSLSHSRSWISEDDIYKPQLEEVSDQDEAPPPALTPEPKVSQSPPSVVHRRQIGLSNPFRGLLKLGHLERRSAMGLWRDYYCELSPFEFRLYFNAEERTCSDNCSLVRCEDARVTLPEGRFELAFPGKRLYLRAANRDEAEDWVDRIAEAVNKCRPTPCVNEQWEVLQPYSENGVDERTLSSTSSTPSSPERGIEHPDTRTCGGLEAPPPLQEFDWTRTADLETDAMKEAVLYISTDAEARTWAPLVFSLSLETLKGFRMQDGRKLLQLKHTIEDIRDVVPDVSLGGPAFFKLLTVREALRLRAESAEEARSWRVLIRGALDSYLESGEDDAVGVGVTGNLHRLVQHRLKEDGALLVHLCTVPSEKGLDSQSFKCAGCPQQIGPSQCRARLCEFSGQYYCDSCHHGDTTIIPSRMVHNWDLTQREVSKKALRLLSQVKHEPLLNLEQLNPELVKHSGSMAQTHNLRQRLRLLGDYLLTCRSGAYKKLQARMGQRTYLLESSHLYSVVDLQEIAEDQYAVYLMTLLQFASSHVFQCDLCTQRGFICQICHAHDTIFPFQFDSTTRCTDCKAVFHLACKAPGRSCPRCQRMKKYRERDLQE
- the plekhm1 gene encoding pleckstrin homology domain-containing family M member 1 isoform X1; amino-acid sequence: MLATQMPDTPPEAKGVKQIKEKLAQSLKALQKRFVTSDAVVTSEDADANLLCCALEAIFIHGIKSKYIRSDTGGRTRKGGRAPLPQPFFWSLLKTVTHRDVITELEKIDFVGTDVGRCRAWLRLALNHGLLECYLASLFREDSKLRSHYQPSALLLNTEERDVLLSYLQGLASLTFSLSYKSAVLNEWTTTPLVLAGLCPFSQADTPDLTLNGGDHSSSGSLCKETWDTVSQSSSSSDAQDTQRGCPVSLVGRGSSALQGERTALNSSNLSLDTTGSSQLSSSLSSDSLLQGQDPRSPAGEQWSSCDLDISNHISTKKPQKDLVTEFRESGQGSQDSMREDTSFVSSTGPDQFLETAVFSGSDSETQGPGTPSQDLKDQPLHSVLSHSSEPPPTSPDLPSSDDNHVYQTASDACDDSSNELHLDSDTEEVNPADLKENSASVQKEKEVESSVKSCSEPSLHPGPRSASILSRKLSTDSLSHSRSWISEDDIYKPQLEEVSDQDEAPPPALTPEPKVSQSPPSVVHRRQIGLSNPFRGLLKLGHLERRSAMGLWRDYYCELSPFEFRLYFNAEERTCSDNCSLVRCEDARVTLPEGRFELAFPGKRLYLRAANRDEAEDWVDRIAEAVNKCRPTPCVNEQWEVLQPYSENGVDERTLSSTSSTPSSPERGIEHPDTRTCGGLEAPPPLQEFDWTRTADLETDAMKEAVLYISTDAEARTWAPLVFSLSLETLKGFRMQDGRKLLQLKHTIEDIRDVVPDVSLGGPAFFKLLTVREALRLRAESAEEARSWRVLIRGALDSYLESGEDDAVGVGVTGNLHRLVQHRLKEDGALLVHLCTVPSEKGLDSQSFKCAGCPQQIGPSQCRARLCEFSGQYYCDSCHHGDTTIIPSRMVHNWDLTQREVSKKALRLLSQVKHEPLLNLEQLNPELVKHSGSMAQTHNLRQRLRLLGDYLLTCRSGAYKKLQARMGQRTYLLESSHLYSVVDLQEIAEDQYAVYLMTLLQFASSHVFQCDLCTQRGFICQICHAHDTIFPFQFDSTTRCTDCKAVFHLACKAPGRSCPRCQRMKKYRERDLQE